A stretch of Lathyrus oleraceus cultivar Zhongwan6 chromosome 6, CAAS_Psat_ZW6_1.0, whole genome shotgun sequence DNA encodes these proteins:
- the LOC127094741 gene encoding uncharacterized protein LOC127094741: MDPIKYIFEKPTVTGRIAQWQMLLTEYDIQYVTQKAIKGSVLSDYLAHLPIKGYQPLRFDFPDEDIMFIKDFTMPGFEVSSEEGPELGSRWTLVLGGASNARGHGIGVVITSPTGFHIPFTARLCFNCTNNIAEYEPCIYGLEAAIDFRIKILKVLGDSALVISQVKGDWETRDSKLISYK; the protein is encoded by the coding sequence atggaCCCGATAAAGTATATATTCGAAAAGCCTACTGTTACTGGTAGAATTGCCCAGTGGCAAATGCTGCTAACTGAGTATGATATACAGTACGTGACCCAGAAAGCAATAAAAGGGAGTGTTCTATCTGACTATCTCGCTCACCTGCCTATCAAAGGTTACCAACcgttgaggtttgactttccagatgaagacatcatgtttatCAAAGACTTTACTATGCCAGGCTTTGAGGTAAGCTCTGAGGAAGGCCCCGAACTAGGATCGCGATGGACGCTCGTGTTAGGCGGTGCTTCCAATGCCCGAGGTCATGGTATAGGTGTTGTTATCACTTCTCCAACTGGTTTCCACATTCCCTTTACCGCTAGATTGTGTTTTAACTGCACCAACAACATTGCAGAATATGAACCATGTATCTACGGTCTAGAGGCGGCAATCGATTTTAGAATCAAAATACTCAAGGTATTAGgtgattcagctctggtaatcagtCAGGTGAAAGGCGATTGGGAAACTCGGGATAGCAAGTTGATATCCTACAAATAG